The Saccopteryx leptura isolate mSacLep1 chromosome 2, mSacLep1_pri_phased_curated, whole genome shotgun sequence genome has a window encoding:
- the PTGS2 gene encoding prostaglandin G/H synthase 2, giving the protein MLARALLLCAVLALGAAANPCCSNPCQNQGVCMSVGFDHYKCDCTRTGFYGENCSTPEILTRIKLFLKPTPNTVHYILSHFKGVWNIVNNIPFLRNGIMKYVLTSRSHLIDSPPTYNAHYGYKSWEAFSNLSYYTRALPPVADDCPTPMGVKGKKKLPDSDVIVDRFLIRRKFIPDPQGTNLMFAFFAQHFTHQFFKTDHKRGPAFTKGLGHGVDLSHIYGETLDRQHKLRLFKDGKMKYQVIDGEAYPPTVKDTEVKMIYPPHIPEHLRFAVGHEVFGLVPGLMMYATIWLREHNRVCDVLKQEHPEWDDERLFQTSRLILIGETIKIVIEDYVQHLSGYHFKLKFDPELLFNQQFQYQNRIAAEFNTLYHWHPLLPDAFQVDDQEYSHQQFLYNNSLLMEHGLTQLVESFSRQIAGRVAGGRNLPAAIRTVAKASIDQSRQMKYQSLNEYRKRFRMKPYESFEELTGEKEMAAELETLYGDIDAMELYPALLVEKPRPDAIFGETMVELGAPFSLKGLMGNPICSPHYWKPSTFGGEVGFKIINTASIQSLICNNVKGCPSTSFSVQDLQLAKTVTINASPSHSGLDDINPTVLLKGRSTEL; this is encoded by the exons ATGCTCGCCCGCGCCCTGCTGCTCTGCGCCGTTCTGGCGCTCGGCGCTGCAG cAAATCCTTGCTGTTCCAACCCATGTCAAAACCAAGGTGTATGTATGAGTGTTGGATTTGACCATTATAAGTGTGACTGTACCCGGACAGGATTCTATGGTGAAAACTGCTCAACAC CTGAAATTCtgacaagaataaaattattcctGAAACCCACTCCAAACACAGTGCACTACATACTTAGCCACTTCAAGGGAGTCTGGAACATTGTCAATAATATTCCCTTCCTGAGAAATGGAATTATGAAGTATGTCTTGACAT CCAGATCACATTTGATTGACAGCCCGCCAACTTACAATGCACACTATGGCTATAAAAGCTGGGAAGCTTTTTCTAACCTCTCCTACTACACCAGAGCTCTTCCTCCTGTGGCTGATGACTGTCCAACTCCCATGGGTGTGAAAG ggaAGAAAAAGCTTCCTGATTCAGATGTGATTGTGGATAGATTTCtaataagaagaaagtttatTCCTGACCCTCAGGGCACAAATCTGATGTTTGCCTTCTTTGCCCAGCATTTCACCCATCAGTTTTTCAAGACAGATCATAAGCGAGGACCAGCTTTCACTAAAGGACTGGGTCACGGG GTGGATTTAAGTCATATTTATGGTGAAACCTTGGATCGACAGCATAAACTGCGCCTTTTCAAGGATGGCAAAATGAAATACCAG GTAATTGATGGAGAGGCATATCCTCCCACAGTCAAAGATACTGAGGTCAAGATGATCTACCCCCCTCACATCCCTGAACACCTGCGGTTTGCCGTGGGGCATGAGGTGTTCGGCCTGGTGCCTGGTCTGATGATGTACGCCACGATTTGGCTGCGAGAACATAACAGAGTGTGCGATGTGCTGAAACAGGAGCATCCAGAATGGGATGATGAGCGGCTGTTCCAGACCAGCAGGCTCATACTGATAG GAGAAACTATTAAGATTGTGATTGAAGACTATGTACAGCACTTGAGTGGCTATCACTTCAAACTGAAGTTTGACCCAGAGCTGCTTTTCAACCAACAATTCCAGTACCAAAACCGCATTGCTGCTGAGTTTAACACGCTCTACCACTGGCATCCCCTTCTGCCTGATGCCTTTCAGGTTGATGACCAGGAGTACAGCCATCAACAGTTTCTCTACAACAACTCTTTATTAATGGAACATGGGCTTACCCAGTTGGTTGAATCATTCAGCAGGCAAATTGCTGGCAGG GTTGCTGGTGGTCGGAACCTTCCAGCTGCCATTCGAACTGTAGCAAAGGCCTCGATCGACCAAAGCAGACAGATGAAATACCAGTCCCTTAATGAGTACCGCAAACGCTTTCGGATGAAGCCCTATGAATCATTTGAAGAACTTACAG gagagaaagaaatggctGCGGAGTTAGAAACGCTCTACGGTGACATTGACGCCATGGAGTTGTATCCTGCTCTTCTGGTAGAAAAGCCTCGTCCTGACGCCATCTTTGGTGAGACCATGGTAGAACTCGGAGCCCCCTTCTCCTTGAAGGGACTGATGGGCAATCCTATCTGTTCCCCTCACTACTGGAAGCCTAGCACTTTTGGGGGAGAAGTAGGTTTTAAAATCATCAACACTGCCTCGATTCAGTCCCTCATCTGCAATAACGTGAAAGGCTGCCCCTCCACCTCGTTCAGTGTTCAAGACCTGCAGCTCGCCAAGACAGTCACCATTAATGCCAGCCCATCCCACTCTGGACTAGATGACATCAACCCTACTGTGCTACTGAAAGGACGTTCGACTGAACTGTAG